A genomic stretch from Onychostoma macrolepis isolate SWU-2019 chromosome 02, ASM1243209v1, whole genome shotgun sequence includes:
- the fbxl7 gene encoding F-box/LRR-repeat protein 7 isoform X2 → MGANNGKQSGSEGKGSSSISSDLSSSTDQTSTKAPKNAATSEDSDLSMRTVSTPSPALILPPRSSPGVLNGSSTSSSTFGTETIAMVHTPPTSLTHPQRSLRQPRDQQGAPIDILPDHAFLQIFTHLPTNQLCRCARVCRRWYNLAWDPRLWRTIRLTGDVLHVDRALRVLTRRLCQDTPNVCLTLETVVVSGCRRLTDRGLYTVAQCCPELRCLEVAGCYNVSNEAVFEVVSRCPNLEHLDVSGCSKVTCISLTRDVSVKLSPLHGQQISIRYLDMTDCFALEDEGLHTIAAHCTQLTHLYLRRCVRLTDEGLRFLVIYCPSVRELSVSDCRFISDFGLREIAKLEGRLRYLSIAHCGRITDVGVRYIAKYCNRLRYLNARGCEGLTDHGIEHLAKNCLKLKSLDIGKCPLVSDAGLEQLALNSFNLKRLSLKSCESISGRGLQVVAANCFDLQLLNVQDCDVPLEALRFVKRHCKRCVIEHTNPAFF, encoded by the exons ACTCGGACCTTAGCATGCGAACAGTGAGTACGCCAAGTCCGGCTCTGATTTTGCCGCCTCGTTCATCTCCAGGCGTGCTTAATGGCTCCTCCACGTCTTCCTCCACGTTCGGCACTGAAACCATCGCCATGGTCCACACGCCACCCACTTCCCTCACCCATCCGCAAAGGAGTCTGCGACAGCCGAgagaccagcagggggcgcCCATCGACATCCTTCCTGACCATGCTTTCCTGCAGATCTTCACCCATCTGCCCACTAACCAGCTGTGTCGGTGCGCCCGTGTTTGCCGCCGCTGGTACAACTTGGCGTGGGACCCGCGTTTATGGAGGACTATTCGTCTGACAGGAGACGTGCTTCACGTGGACCGTGCGCTTCGGGTTCTCACTCGCAGACTGTGCCAGGACACCCCCAATGTGTGTCTCACCCTGGAGACGGTGGTGGTCAGCGGCTGTCGGAGGTTGACTGATCGAGGACTGTACACGGTGGCACAGTGCTGCCCAGAACTGCGTTGCTTAGAGGTGGCCGGCTGTTACAACGTGTCCAATGAGGCCGTGTTTGAGGTGGTGTCACGCTGCCCCAACCTGGAACACCTGGATGTTTCAG GGTGCTCTAAGGTGACTTGCATCAGCCTGACACGGGACGTGTCCGTCAAACTCTCCCCTCTTCATGGGCAGCAGATCTCCATCCGCTATCTTGACATGACTGACTGTTTTGCTCTGGAAGACGAAGGCCTGCACACCATTGCCGCCCACTGCACTCAGCTCACCCACCTCTACCTGCGGCGCTGCGTGCGCCTGACCGACGAGGGCCTGCGCTTCTTAGTCATCTACTGCCCGTCCGTGCGGGAGCTCAGCGTCAGCGACTGCCGCTTCATCAGTGACTTTGGCCTGCGGGAGATCGCCAAACTAGAGGGCCGCCTGCGCTACCTCAGCATAGCGCACTGCGGCCGCATCACAGACGTAGGCGTGCGCTACATAGCCAAATACTGCAACAGACTGCGTTACCTGAACGCTCGTGGCTGTGAGGGACTGACGGACCACGGCATCGAGCACCTTGCCAAGAACTGCCTCAAGCTCAAGTCCCTGGACATCGGGAAGTGCCCGCTGGTGTCAGACGCCGGCCTGGAGCAGCTTGCACTAAACTCGTTCAACCTGAAGAGACTGAGTCTGAAGTCGTGCGAGAGCATCTCGGGCCGTGGGCTGCAGGTGGTGGCGGCCAACTGCTTCGACCTTCAGCTGCTGAATGTACAGGACTGTGACGTGCCACTGGAGGCGCTGCGCTTTGTCAAGCGTCACTGCAAACGCTGCGTCATTGAACACACCAATCCAGCCTTTTTCTGA
- the LOC131525857 gene encoding nematocyst expressed protein 3-like isoform X2 produces MSKKSHKALGDDEWMSRLRRFASTGVWPSEAGNRPAPRQKKWFDLFHKIDKCPMQVRGQSKHFGGAQKCLCGFHPPKATPATTAPPFVASAPPATSASPVAAGAPPATSASPAATPSAVPASTSAPTIIRPALTLSMLNKSRFGGSISLAAKPNVNVPRRIQPGSHSPSPSASPSSASSPSLAARPAISSSPAPSTIPSPEASPTPSPRPAPSSRAAPSISPVPSSIHSPSSRPAPSSSPFPAASPALRVSEEHIASSMPSPTPVPSPVSGPSMAPVPGPASASEPDQFWLPVKMRKTIPSQDQNWISSALFHAGRLRTDLKLWYEPPVPSLIYHQAPTPDRFFNHRLLVWMPYHLWKFRLSCPTCGKQLTGYDCAGPA; encoded by the exons ATGTCTAAAAAGTCACACAAGGCTTTAGGGGACGATGAGTGGATGTCTCGTCTGCGACGGTTTGCCAGCACAGGGGTTTGGCCCTCTGAAGCTGGAAACAGGCCTGCTCCCCGTCAAAAGAAATGGTTTGATCTGTTTCATAAG ATCGACAAATGTCCAATGCAGGTCCGCGGCCAGTCAAAACATTTTGGTGGAGCACAGAAATGTCTTTGTGGATTCCATCCACCTAAG GCCACACCTGCCACAACTGCTCCACCTTTCGTCGCAAGTGCTCCACCTGCCACAAGTGCTTCACCTGTCGCTGCAGGTGCTCCACCTGCCACAAGTGCTTCACCTGCCGCCACTCCTAGTGCTGTCCCGGCCTCTACCTCAGCCCCAACCATTATACGGCCTGCACTTACGTTATCGATG TTAAATAAGTCACGGTTTGGTGGATCCATTAGTTTGGCAGCCAAACCTAATGTAAATGTTCCAAGGCGGATTCAG CCTGGTAGTCATAGTCCGTCTCCTTCAGCCAGTCCTTCATCTGCATCCAGTCCTTCTCTTGCAGCCAGACCTGCTATTTCTTCCAGTCCTGCTCCTTCAACCATTCCTTCTCCAGAAGCCAGTCCCACTCCTTCACCCAGACCAGCTCCATCATCCAGAGCTGCTCCCTCAATCAGTCCAGTTCCTTCATCCATTCATTCTCCTTCATCCAGACCTGCTCCTTCATCCAGTCCTTTTCCTGCAGCCAGTCCTGCTCTTAGAGTCTCT GAGGAGCATATTGCCTCTTCTATGCCCAGCCCTACTCCTGTACCCAGCCCTGTTTCTGGACCTTCAATGGCTCCTGTGCCTGGCCCTGCTTCTGCGTCTGAGCCAGATCAATTTTGGCTGCCTGTGAAAATGAGGAAGACGATCCCCTCACAGGATCAGAACTGGATTTCTTCTGCGCTTTTTCATGCTGGCAGACTTCGGACAGACTTGAAGCTCTGGTATGAGCCACCAGTTCCTTCCCTCATCTACCACCAGGCTCCAACACCAGACCGCTTTTTTAATCATAGGCTTCTGGTATGGATGCCATACCACTTGTGGAAATTCAGACTGTCCTGTCCTACATGTGGGAAGCAGCTGACTGGCTATG ACTGTGCTGGACCAGCTTGA
- the fbxl7 gene encoding F-box/LRR-repeat protein 7 isoform X3: MRTVSTPSPALILPPRSSPGVLNGSSTSSSTFGTETIAMVHTPPTSLTHPQRSLRQPRDQQGAPIDILPDHAFLQIFTHLPTNQLCRCARVCRRWYNLAWDPRLWRTIRLTGDVLHVDRALRVLTRRLCQDTPNVCLTLETVVVSGCRRLTDRGLYTVAQCCPELRCLEVAGCYNVSNEAVFEVVSRCPNLEHLDVSGCSKVTCISLTRDVSVKLSPLHGQQISIRYLDMTDCFALEDEGLHTIAAHCTQLTHLYLRRCVRLTDEGLRFLVIYCPSVRELSVSDCRFISDFGLREIAKLEGRLRYLSIAHCGRITDVGVRYIAKYCNRLRYLNARGCEGLTDHGIEHLAKNCLKLKSLDIGKCPLVSDAGLEQLALNSFNLKRLSLKSCESISGRGLQVVAANCFDLQLLNVQDCDVPLEALRFVKRHCKRCVIEHTNPAFF, from the exons ATGCGAACAGTGAGTACGCCAAGTCCGGCTCTGATTTTGCCGCCTCGTTCATCTCCAGGCGTGCTTAATGGCTCCTCCACGTCTTCCTCCACGTTCGGCACTGAAACCATCGCCATGGTCCACACGCCACCCACTTCCCTCACCCATCCGCAAAGGAGTCTGCGACAGCCGAgagaccagcagggggcgcCCATCGACATCCTTCCTGACCATGCTTTCCTGCAGATCTTCACCCATCTGCCCACTAACCAGCTGTGTCGGTGCGCCCGTGTTTGCCGCCGCTGGTACAACTTGGCGTGGGACCCGCGTTTATGGAGGACTATTCGTCTGACAGGAGACGTGCTTCACGTGGACCGTGCGCTTCGGGTTCTCACTCGCAGACTGTGCCAGGACACCCCCAATGTGTGTCTCACCCTGGAGACGGTGGTGGTCAGCGGCTGTCGGAGGTTGACTGATCGAGGACTGTACACGGTGGCACAGTGCTGCCCAGAACTGCGTTGCTTAGAGGTGGCCGGCTGTTACAACGTGTCCAATGAGGCCGTGTTTGAGGTGGTGTCACGCTGCCCCAACCTGGAACACCTGGATGTTTCAG GGTGCTCTAAGGTGACTTGCATCAGCCTGACACGGGACGTGTCCGTCAAACTCTCCCCTCTTCATGGGCAGCAGATCTCCATCCGCTATCTTGACATGACTGACTGTTTTGCTCTGGAAGACGAAGGCCTGCACACCATTGCCGCCCACTGCACTCAGCTCACCCACCTCTACCTGCGGCGCTGCGTGCGCCTGACCGACGAGGGCCTGCGCTTCTTAGTCATCTACTGCCCGTCCGTGCGGGAGCTCAGCGTCAGCGACTGCCGCTTCATCAGTGACTTTGGCCTGCGGGAGATCGCCAAACTAGAGGGCCGCCTGCGCTACCTCAGCATAGCGCACTGCGGCCGCATCACAGACGTAGGCGTGCGCTACATAGCCAAATACTGCAACAGACTGCGTTACCTGAACGCTCGTGGCTGTGAGGGACTGACGGACCACGGCATCGAGCACCTTGCCAAGAACTGCCTCAAGCTCAAGTCCCTGGACATCGGGAAGTGCCCGCTGGTGTCAGACGCCGGCCTGGAGCAGCTTGCACTAAACTCGTTCAACCTGAAGAGACTGAGTCTGAAGTCGTGCGAGAGCATCTCGGGCCGTGGGCTGCAGGTGGTGGCGGCCAACTGCTTCGACCTTCAGCTGCTGAATGTACAGGACTGTGACGTGCCACTGGAGGCGCTGCGCTTTGTCAAGCGTCACTGCAAACGCTGCGTCATTGAACACACCAATCCAGCCTTTTTCTGA
- the LOC131525857 gene encoding uncharacterized protein LOC131525857 isoform X1: MSKKSHKALGDDEWMSRLRRFASTGVWPSEAGNRPAPRQKKWFDLFHKIDKCPMQVRGQSKHFGGAQKCLCGFHPPKATPATTAPPFVASAPPATSASPVAAGAPPATSASPAATPSAVPASTSAPTIIRPALTLSMLNKSRFGGSISLAAKPNVNVPRRIQPGSHSPSPSASPSSASSPSLAARPAISSSPAPSTIPSPEASPTPSPRPAPSSRAAPSISPVPSSIHSPSSRPAPSSSPFPAASPALRVSEEHIASSMPSPTPVPSPVSGPSMAPVPGPASASEPDQFWLPVKMRKTIPSQDQNWISSALFHAGRLRTDLKLWYEPPVPSLIYHQAPTPDRFFNHRLLVWMPYHLWKFRLSCPTCGKQLTGYGIHKRARKVLDIDRFYLMVTETLRCTVCCLNYLSTRLCWTSLTWPIEDCSV; the protein is encoded by the exons ATGTCTAAAAAGTCACACAAGGCTTTAGGGGACGATGAGTGGATGTCTCGTCTGCGACGGTTTGCCAGCACAGGGGTTTGGCCCTCTGAAGCTGGAAACAGGCCTGCTCCCCGTCAAAAGAAATGGTTTGATCTGTTTCATAAG ATCGACAAATGTCCAATGCAGGTCCGCGGCCAGTCAAAACATTTTGGTGGAGCACAGAAATGTCTTTGTGGATTCCATCCACCTAAG GCCACACCTGCCACAACTGCTCCACCTTTCGTCGCAAGTGCTCCACCTGCCACAAGTGCTTCACCTGTCGCTGCAGGTGCTCCACCTGCCACAAGTGCTTCACCTGCCGCCACTCCTAGTGCTGTCCCGGCCTCTACCTCAGCCCCAACCATTATACGGCCTGCACTTACGTTATCGATG TTAAATAAGTCACGGTTTGGTGGATCCATTAGTTTGGCAGCCAAACCTAATGTAAATGTTCCAAGGCGGATTCAG CCTGGTAGTCATAGTCCGTCTCCTTCAGCCAGTCCTTCATCTGCATCCAGTCCTTCTCTTGCAGCCAGACCTGCTATTTCTTCCAGTCCTGCTCCTTCAACCATTCCTTCTCCAGAAGCCAGTCCCACTCCTTCACCCAGACCAGCTCCATCATCCAGAGCTGCTCCCTCAATCAGTCCAGTTCCTTCATCCATTCATTCTCCTTCATCCAGACCTGCTCCTTCATCCAGTCCTTTTCCTGCAGCCAGTCCTGCTCTTAGAGTCTCT GAGGAGCATATTGCCTCTTCTATGCCCAGCCCTACTCCTGTACCCAGCCCTGTTTCTGGACCTTCAATGGCTCCTGTGCCTGGCCCTGCTTCTGCGTCTGAGCCAGATCAATTTTGGCTGCCTGTGAAAATGAGGAAGACGATCCCCTCACAGGATCAGAACTGGATTTCTTCTGCGCTTTTTCATGCTGGCAGACTTCGGACAGACTTGAAGCTCTGGTATGAGCCACCAGTTCCTTCCCTCATCTACCACCAGGCTCCAACACCAGACCGCTTTTTTAATCATAGGCTTCTGGTATGGATGCCATACCACTTGTGGAAATTCAGACTGTCCTGTCCTACATGTGGGAAGCAGCTGACTGGCTATGGTATCCATAAGAGAGCACGAAAGGTTTTGGACATCGACAGGTTCTACCTTATGGTAACAGAGACGCTCAGGTGTACTGTTTGTTGCCTGAATTACCTGTCTACCAGACTGTGCTGGACCAGCTTGACGTGGCCCATAGAAGACTGTTCCGTCTGA
- the LOC131525857 gene encoding uncharacterized protein LOC131525857 isoform X3, whose amino-acid sequence MTVLDQLDVAHRRLFRLILTQKYACDIRVIRMLREQTLGNSPTRLIKQLRENHGEEWLDRLAHYMQECAGFTNRPSLVPVVCQKPPEPLDVPTSKWLLSVYGRDIISRLDHIKASITSMFGTILKMDSTKQITKKLAGTARGTAQWVTSVGNERGQILISVLTAQEGGGLDAMVSGLINRYRQEAMAPPVLLYVDCGCCIEKGQSKLQTRFGGWPDLNIRLDIWHFMRRLAVGCTTDAHPLYPVFMSRLSACIFEWDPQDVALLRRAKREHLQEEGVPVITDKLVNQRITKKDLALYCRRRTRGVESTTRDIDRLLQELMGEKGRDLMGVLCWTQ is encoded by the exons ATG ACTGTGCTGGACCAGCTTGACGTGGCCCATAGAAGACTGTTCCGTCTGATCCTGACACAGAA GTATGCATGTGACATTCGTGTCATACGCATGCTTAGGGAGCAGACACTGGGCAATAGTCCCACCAGACTTATAAAACAGCTGAGGGAGAACCATGGTGAGGAGTGGCTTGACCGCTTGGCACACTATATGCAGGAGTGTGCTGGTTTTACCAACCGCCCTAGCCTCGTACCTGTTGTGTGTCAGAAGCCTCCAGAGCCCCTGGATGTCCCTACTAGCAAGTGGCTGCTGTCTGTCTACGGGAGGGACATTATCAGCCGCCTGGACCACATCAAGGCCAGCATAACCTCCATGTTTGGGACCATTTTAAAAATGGACTCAACAAAACAG ATCACAAAAAAGTTGGCAGGCACAGCCAGGGGAACAGCGCAGTGGGTGACCTCTGTTGGAAATGAGAGAGGCCAAATTCTCATAAGCGTCCTGACTGCTCAGGAAGGGGGAGGACTGGATGCCATGGTCTCTGGCCTGATTAACAGGTACCGCCAGGAGGCCATGGCTCCACCAGTGCTGCTGTATGTGGACTGTGGCTGTTGCATAGAGAAGGGGCAGAGCAAGCTACAGACCAGGTTTGGAGGATGGCCTGACCTCAATATCAGGCTAGACATCTGGCACTTCATGCGCCGGCTGGCAGTGGGCTGCACCACTGATGCTCATCCTCTCTACCCAGTCTTCATGTCACGTCTTTCGGCATGCATTTTTGAGTGGGACCCACAGGATGTTGCTTTGTTGCGCCGGGCAAAGAGAGAACACCTGCAGGAAGAAGGTGTGCCTGTCATCACCGATAAACTGGTGAACCAGCGCATTACAAAAAAAGATCTGGCTCTCTATTGCCGTCGGAGGACCCGTGGTGTGGAGTCCACAACCCGAGACATTGACAGGCTTCTGCAGGAGCTCATGGGGGAGAAGGGGAGAGATCTGATGGGCGTTCTCTGCTGGACACAGTGA